The sequence GCCCGCAGCGGCTATTTCCTGCAGGACCGGGTCTGGCGGCTGGCTGATTCCGGCCGCCGCCCCGCCGCCTTCGCGGCGCTGGCCCGCAGCCTCGTGCCCCCCGTCTCGCCGCGCGAAACCGCCCGCCGGGCACTGAGCATGATCGCGGGCGAAGGGCTTTACAGCCGGCTGCGCGCGGGCTGGCGGCAGCGGGCGCCGGCACCGGTCGACCCCGGCCTGATCGCGGCGGGCGAAAGGTGGCGCGAGTTCGACGCCCGCGCCCGCGCCTTCTGTGCCACGGCGCGGGACGCTGCCGCAGGGCAGCCGGGGACCATCCGATGACCCGCCTCATCTGGCCGCTTCTTCTGCTGCTGGCGGCGGTCGCGCCCGCGCAGGCGCAGCAGCATGTGATCGCCTCGGGCGAAACACTTGAAATCTCGGTCTTCCGGGTGCCCGAACTGACGCGCGAGGCCGTCGTGGACATCGACGGCCAGATCGCCTTTCCGCCCTTGGGGCGGATCGCGGTCGCCGGGAAGACCACCGAGGATGTCACAGCGCTTCTTCAGGAACGCTTGTCAGGGTTGGAGATCATGCTGGACGCGCAGGTGACGGTGGGGCTTGCCGCCGTGCGCCCCGTGGTGATCGGCGGCGATGTCGCCCAGCCCGGCGCGATCCCCTTTGAACGGGGGATGACCGTGCGCCGCGCCATCGCCATGGCGGGGGGGCTGGGGGCGCTGCGTCCCTCGCTGGGGGCCGCGGCTGAATTGCGCGCCGAAGGCGATGCCATCGCCGCCGAGCTTCTGGCCCAGCACGCGACGCTGGCCCGCGCCCGCGCCGAACTGGACGGCGCCGGGCAGATCGCCGCCGCCGACCTGCCCCGGCTTGCCGGCAACGAGGACGAGGCCGTCCTTGCGCTTGCCAACCGCCTTCTGGCGGCGGCCAATGCCGAAAGCGAGGCGGAAAAGGCCTTCTACACCCGCGACATTTCCATGATCGACACCCGCGTCGCCCGGCTGAAGGAACAGATCGAGTATCAGCGGGCGCTGGTCGAGCAGCAGATCGAGGAAGTCACCCGCTACACCGACATGCAAAGCCGTGGGCTGACCCCGCAGACCCGCGTGTCCGAGGAATACCGCACCCTCAACGAACTGCGCGGCAATCTTTCCGAAGTCGAGGCCTCGATCGCCGATGTCGAGCGCCAGCGCGAAAGCGTCGCCCATGAGCTTGACCGCCACGACGCCCGCCGCACCGCCGCGCTGGAAGCCGAGGCGCAGGAGGCCCTGACCGCCATCGCCGCGCTGAACGCCCGCATGAACGGCGTCGCGGGCCAGCTTTCCCAGCTTGGCGCCGGCGGCTTCGACGCCGTCGAGGTGACGCTGTATCGCGTGGCCGACGGTCAGGAAACAGCGGCCGAGGCCAGCGAGGACACCGTCCTGCAGCCGGGCGACCTGATCGAGGTCGACCTGCCCGACAGCTTCTTCGGGCTGCCGCCTTCCGCCGGTGCCTTGTCGGCCGAACCCGCCTCGGTCCCGCGGCGTTCCGGCCAGCTCTCGACCCTGGCCCAGCAAAGGCCCACGCCATGAACCACGCCAGCCTTCCCCCCGACCCCCAAACCGGGCAGCAGGCCGGACATCACGGGGCCGAGGCAGTGCCGCAGCCCGCCGCCTCGTTCACCCTGGGCGAGGTCTTCGCCGCGATCCGGCGCAGCCCGCTGCTGGTGCTGCTGTTCACCGCGATCGGCGGCGGCGGCGCCTTCATGGCCGCAAAGGCGATGCCCGACAGCTATTCGGCCACGGCCAAGCTGATCTCGGACGCCGACCGCGCCGGCATCATCCAGCGGACCGAGCCGGGCACCCAGGTCACCGCCGAGGATGCCGCCACCGCGACCATCGTGGAAACCATCGACACCCCCGTGTCGCTGGCCTATGCGCTGGACGCGCTGACGCCCCAGCAGCAGTCGGAACTGATCGTCACCGCCGAGTTCCCGCCCGACGAGCCGATGACCGAGGCGCAGCAACGGGCGCAACTGCTGCGGCACATGTCGCGCAGCCTCGACGTGACCCACAGCGGCCGGTCCTATGTGGTCAACATCACCTACAACTCGGAAAGTCCCGAGCTTTCGGCCACCATCGCCAATGCGGTGGCGCAGGGCTACCTGAAATCCCGGTCGGACCTGCGGCTGGACGTCTACCAGCAGATGCTGGTGAACCTCGACCGCGAGCTGGACACCCTGACCCGCGACCTCGCGGAAGCCGAGCGACGCGCCCAGACCACCCGCGAACGCGGCCGCCTGATGCAGTTGCGCTTTGAGACCCTGACCGGCCAGCGCCAGACCGAGGCCATCGAGGCCAGCGCCGAGGTCTATGCCCAGCAGCGCGAAGCCGAGCGCGAGGTCCAGGCCACCGCCGCCGTCTATGAACAGCTTCTGCTGGAATACCGCCGGATTCAAAGCCGGATCGGCGCGCCGGAACTGACCGTGCAGCTTTTCGCCCCCGCCGTGGTCCCGCTGACCCCGGCCGGGTTCAACGCCAAGCCGATCATCCTGGCGCTGGGGCTGGTGGCGGGCTTCCTTGCCGGATCGTCGCTGGCCATCCTGCGAAGCGCCTGGCAGCGCCGGCGCCTTGCGCGGAGGGACCAATGACCGAAGCAAGACCCGATCTCTGCGTGCTGATCCCGGTCTTCAAGGACCAATCCGGGCTGATCGAGACGCTGGAGGTGCTGGGCCGCGAGTCCCATCCCTTCGACATCGTGGTGGTGGACGACGGCTCGCCCCAGCCCGTCACCTGCGCCGAGAGCTACGGCCCCCATGCCGTGACCCTGATGCGGCTGGACCGCAACCGGGGGATCGAACACGCCCTGAACGCCGGGCTGGAGGCGATCCTTGCGCGCGGCTATCCGCATATTGCCCGGCTGGATTGCGGCGACCTGCCCCTGCCCGGCCGGTTCGCGCGGCAGGAGGACTTCCTGAAGGCCAACCCCCGCGTCGGCATGGTCGGCACATGGGCGCGCTGCGTCGATGACGACGGCAACTACATGTTCACGCTGCGCTTCCCGGTGGACCATGACGAGATGCTGCGCAAGCAGCGCTACGTCCCTGCCCTTCTGCATCCCACGATCATGATCCGGGCCGAGGCGCTGCGCGACATCGGGCTTTATTCCGACCGCTACAAGACCGCCGAGGATTACGACCTGTTCGTCCGCATGGGCCGCAACTGGCGTCTGGCCAACATCCCGGAGGTGCTGACGCAATACACCATCAGCGCCACGGGCACGACCGCGGCCAGGCGCAAGCGCAACCTCGTGGCGCGCTTCCGGGTGCAGCGGGACAATTTCTCGGCCCGCGATCCCCATGCCTGGGCCGGGATGGCGCGGACGCTGCTGTTCATGGCCATCCCCTTCGGCTGGCTGAACGCGGTCAAGAAGAAGGCGTGGAAGTGACGGCCAGCGCCTCGGCTGCCACGCGCGAGGGGCTGCAGGCCGCGCCGCTGATCGTGCTTCTGGTGGTGGCGACGGTCTTCAACGACCTGATGCCGCTGCTGCCGGCGGGCGAGCTGTCCAAGGACGGCTTCATCTATGTCCTGCCGCTGGCGCTGCTTTACTTCGTGATGCAGCCGGGACGGATCGCCATCCCCTCGGCCTTCTTCCTTGTGACCGTGGCCTTCCTTGTGGTCGTGGTGGCGGGGGTCGCGATCAATTTCCCGGAAATCTCGACCGTCTGGTACAAGGGACGCTCGGGGATGAGCCGGGTCATCACCCAGGGCATGGCCGTCGCGCTGGGGCCGCTGGTCACGCTGATGTTCTTCAACTTCGCGGCCCGCGGCCCCGAGGGGCTGGCCGCGATCTCGCGCGGGGCCTGGGTCGCGCTGATGGTGATGGCGGGCATCGCGGTGATCGAGGTCGCCTCGTGGTACGGCATCCCCGGCCCGACCCAGATCTATGGGGCGCTGTCGCTGGTCATCCATGCCGAGACCCACGAATACTATCCCGACCGGCTGCGGATGACCGCCTTTGAATCGTCATGGGCGGCGGTGATGCTGACCTTCATCTTCCCTTTCGCCATCACCCGCGGCAGCGGGCGGCGGGTGGCGCTGGTGCTGGCCATCGTGGCGGTGATGATGGTGCTGCTGCAGTCGCGCACCGCGATGCTGGTGATCGGCGTCCAGTTCATGCTGTTCCTGCTGGGCTTCCTGCGCCACCGCAAGGACTGGCTGCTGCATGGCGCCTCGGCCGCGGCGGTCGGGCTGCTGGTGATGATGCTGATTCCGGGCGTGCAGAACGCGGTCATGGAACGGGGCAGCAACCTGATCCGCTATGGCAGCATGGACGGGCTGATCGACCCGACGCCGGGCGCGACCGAGAACGTGTCCAACGTCACCCGCCTGGCCGCCATCCGCGCCGGCCTGTCGATGTTCGAGGAACGCCCGGTCCTGGGGGTTGGCCTCGGGCAATACGGCTTCAACTATCCCTACCACATCCGGGCCGAGGACCTGCGAAGCTGGGAGGTCCGCAGCTATGCCACCGCCGCCGACGTGGGGCTGACTTGGCCGCCCGCCTATTCGCTGCACGTCCGCCTGCTGGCTGAAACCGGGCTGCTGGGCTACCTGCTGTGGCTTGCGATGATCCTGCCGCTGCTGCTGCGCTCGCTCTTGCGGGCCTCGGGGGCGAGCTACACGGGCCGGCTGCATCTGGCAGTGGCGATGACGCTCAGCGGCTGGCTGATGCTGGGGGCCAGCATCGACAGCTTCCGCTTTTTCGGGGGCTGGATCGCCCTGGGGGTCGGGCTGGCGCTGTGGCGCTCGCCCGCGCGCTCTTCGGCGGCGTAAGGACCGCCCGGTCAGGGGATCAGCCGGAACCGCCGCAGCCAGCGCATGGCCTTTGTCTCATTGTGAAGCTGGCGCAGCCCGCGCATGGCCATGTGAACCGTCCGCCGCCGCGTGGGCGCCCACGGAATCCGGCCGGTTCCATGCGGAACCTCGCGCCAGACTCCCGCCGAAGGGGGCATGGCATCCGAAAGCCGCACAAGGGCGTCGAGCCATGCGCTGGAAATATGCGCAGCCGCGACGTGCCCGCGTTCCGGCACGGTTTCGGGATTGTCGACATAGGGGTTTGTGTTGATCTCGAAGATCTGCGGACGGCCGTTGACCAGCGCGTAATCGGCGCGGCCATACTGGATGCCCGTCGCCTCGAAGGCCGCGCGCAGGACGGGTTCGTCCTCGTTGACCTGCAGGAATGCCATCTCGCGCTCGGCCGCGGGCACGATGCTGAGAT is a genomic window of Paracoccus sp. MC1862 containing:
- a CDS encoding polysaccharide biosynthesis/export family protein, with the translated sequence MTRLIWPLLLLLAAVAPAQAQQHVIASGETLEISVFRVPELTREAVVDIDGQIAFPPLGRIAVAGKTTEDVTALLQERLSGLEIMLDAQVTVGLAAVRPVVIGGDVAQPGAIPFERGMTVRRAIAMAGGLGALRPSLGAAAELRAEGDAIAAELLAQHATLARARAELDGAGQIAAADLPRLAGNEDEAVLALANRLLAAANAESEAEKAFYTRDISMIDTRVARLKEQIEYQRALVEQQIEEVTRYTDMQSRGLTPQTRVSEEYRTLNELRGNLSEVEASIADVERQRESVAHELDRHDARRTAALEAEAQEALTAIAALNARMNGVAGQLSQLGAGGFDAVEVTLYRVADGQETAAEASEDTVLQPGDLIEVDLPDSFFGLPPSAGALSAEPASVPRRSGQLSTLAQQRPTP
- a CDS encoding glycosyltransferase → MTEARPDLCVLIPVFKDQSGLIETLEVLGRESHPFDIVVVDDGSPQPVTCAESYGPHAVTLMRLDRNRGIEHALNAGLEAILARGYPHIARLDCGDLPLPGRFARQEDFLKANPRVGMVGTWARCVDDDGNYMFTLRFPVDHDEMLRKQRYVPALLHPTIMIRAEALRDIGLYSDRYKTAEDYDLFVRMGRNWRLANIPEVLTQYTISATGTTAARRKRNLVARFRVQRDNFSARDPHAWAGMARTLLFMAIPFGWLNAVKKKAWK
- a CDS encoding O-antigen ligase; protein product: MEVTASASAATREGLQAAPLIVLLVVATVFNDLMPLLPAGELSKDGFIYVLPLALLYFVMQPGRIAIPSAFFLVTVAFLVVVVAGVAINFPEISTVWYKGRSGMSRVITQGMAVALGPLVTLMFFNFAARGPEGLAAISRGAWVALMVMAGIAVIEVASWYGIPGPTQIYGALSLVIHAETHEYYPDRLRMTAFESSWAAVMLTFIFPFAITRGSGRRVALVLAIVAVMMVLLQSRTAMLVIGVQFMLFLLGFLRHRKDWLLHGASAAAVGLLVMMLIPGVQNAVMERGSNLIRYGSMDGLIDPTPGATENVSNVTRLAAIRAGLSMFEERPVLGVGLGQYGFNYPYHIRAEDLRSWEVRSYATAADVGLTWPPAYSLHVRLLAETGLLGYLLWLAMILPLLLRSLLRASGASYTGRLHLAVAMTLSGWLMLGASIDSFRFFGGWIALGVGLALWRSPARSSAA